GGGGCGCACCGGCACGACCTCCGCGGCTGCCGCCCTGGAGCTGCTTGGCTTTGGGCCGTGCTTTCAGATGCAGGACGTCTGGTCCCGTCCTGAGTTTGCGGTGCTGTGGAACAAGCATCGGTCCGGGACCCCGGTGGACTGGAAGGTCGAGCTCGGCGAGTTCGGTTCATGCGTGGACTGGCCGGGGTGCTGGGAATGGCGCCACTTTTCCGAGTTGTGGCCCGACGCTCACGTCCTACTGACCGTTCGCGAGGCCGACTCCTGGTACGACAGCGCTCTGGGGTCTATCCATCAATGGACTGCGCCCGGCCAGGATGTGGGGCCTCGGGAGGTCGCCGAGCTGCTGTCGGCGGTGTGGGACGAGCACTTCGGCGGCTGGGAGGGCTTTTTGGATCGCGAGCGGTCTTTGGCGGCGTACGAGGCTCATGTGCGGAGCGTGCGTCGCACATGTCCTGAGGACCGCCTCATCGAGTGGCGAGTATCCGATGGTTGGCAGACGATCTGCTCTGCGTTGAACGTCCCTGTTCCTGAGGAACCTGTTCCCCACTTGAATGCGCGCGCAAGTAACACTCCCGAACGCCAGTGATTCGAACACATTCCGACGAGATCTACCGTTGAGTTGGCTTGGTGTTCTGGTGGCGCTTCGCAAGCCTGCATCTGGCGTGCGACTCGGCGTTGTCTACCGTGGGTCGAGGCCCGGTGCCGTCCTCGACGTCGACGGGTTGTCGTCGGCAGGGAGCCAGCCGGTCAGTTACGACTCGCTGATTCCGACGTCGGACGTGACCGGCGTGAGGTAACTGTCGGTCCACAGTTTCTCGCGAAACGGACCACGTCGTCGCGGTGCTCCTTCGAGTGAGGCTTGGGGACGGCGCGCATCCTCAGCAGCATCTGTTCGCAGCCGGGCTATCAGGTGTCACTGTCGGGGTGCGGCAGGCCCGAGCTGCCTGAAGGGAATCGAGGTGCCGCCGCAAGGCGGCACCGGTTCTTGTTTCCGTCTGGCAGATGCCCCTGGAGGGACCGGCGTACTGGAGTCGGCCGCCGTCGTGACCTCCATCCGGACCAAGGTCGATGACGTAGTCGGCGGCCGCGATCAGTGAGAGGTCGTGCTCGATCGTGATGACGGTGCGCCCTGAGTCGACGATGTGGTGCAGGAGGTCGATCAGGTTGTGTACGTCGCTCATGTGAAGTCCGGTAGTCGGTTCGTCCAGGACCACAATGGGCGCGGTGCTCGTCAGCTCGCGGGCAAGCTTGAGCCGCTGGCGCTCACCTCCCGAAAGGGTTGTGAGGTTCTGCCCCAGCCGGAGATAGCCAAGTCCGACCTGCTTTGCCTTGAGCAACGTTGCTACCAGCCGTGGTATGTCGAAGAACGCTGCCGCTTCGTTGAAGGTCATCTCAAAGACATCGGCGATCGAGGCGTCCCGCACCGTGTACTTCTCGGTCGCCGCCCGGAACCTTCTACCGTCACACGTCTCGCAGATCAGTTGCACGGGGTCGGTGAACCCGGCGTCGAGGAACACGACGCCTGTGCCGTCGCAGTGTCGGCATCCCCCATCGGAGTTGGGGGAGAACAGTGCCGCGGGCTGCCCCGTCTCGCGGGAATACACGGCACGAATGTCGTCGAGTATCCCGGTCCACGACGCCGGCGTTGAGCGCCGGGAACCGTTGATCGGCGCTTGATCGATGAAGACCGCGTCGCCGGCGACAGCTCCCAGGTGCCCGTGGATCAGGCTCGACTTCCCGGACCCAGCGACCCCCGTGACCGCGGTCAGCACTCCGAGAGGGATGTCGACGCTGACGTCTTGGAGGTTGTGCGAGCTTGCGTGACGGATAGCGACCCAACCCGTGGGGCGGCGCGACTCACGGCGCGCTTCATCCTGGGCTCGTAGCGCGGATCCTGTGGGCGTATCTGCCGTGAGCAGCTCGTCATAGGTACCGTCGAAGATGAGATGGCCGCCTTGCGCACCCGCCGCTGGGCCGATCTCGACGATGCGGTCGGCGAGCTTCATCACCTCCGGATTGTGCTC
Above is a genomic segment from Nocardioides okcheonensis containing:
- a CDS encoding sulfotransferase family protein — encoded protein: MRVIGAGWGRTGTTSAAAALELLGFGPCFQMQDVWSRPEFAVLWNKHRSGTPVDWKVELGEFGSCVDWPGCWEWRHFSELWPDAHVLLTVREADSWYDSALGSIHQWTAPGQDVGPREVAELLSAVWDEHFGGWEGFLDRERSLAAYEAHVRSVRRTCPEDRLIEWRVSDGWQTICSALNVPVPEEPVPHLNARASNTPERQ